In Scatophagus argus isolate fScaArg1 chromosome 5, fScaArg1.pri, whole genome shotgun sequence, a genomic segment contains:
- the abhd15a gene encoding protein ABHD15 — MLEWLVALCIVILVVLIWPGSKYFRTESQTRALLQGLGISQQATKNKSERCVSELDGSDGAQAACMGAGTGEKAATVALICKPSALANYLLKHCRTFSNYSPCVGWTWRASAFLQSVYETCWPYDSPVQFVRDNLQLSDDGLVALDWAVPSYQKRRRTSSHSTSPILLIIPNSFGKITRNVLQLCETALSHGYLPAVFNRRSHNGTPLTTLKLQQFGDPADLREAVRYIRYRQPAGRLYAVSESTGSGLLLSYLGECGSSSYVTAAVCLSPVFRCQSWFESGLCWPLQWALVLYQKICLSRYKTVLGETMQTDALFSSSSLRGLEESLFCQTAHANSAPTGPGSSNNTSGVWDAYWERNEPLRDVDEVAIPVLSVCAQDDPVRGDTQSTVPLELFETNPHFFLLLTERGGHCGFSTQSEGSTAGASGALSPAVLPNSGAGTCGSNWSHKVVLEFFRATTDFFAAEERAKQLAARRRGIGGVTGGRAFRHRSISTCKRMPACSHNIHAIYNWQRSYTR; from the exons ATGCTGGAATGGCTTGTGGCTCTGTGCATTGTGATCCTGGTGGTCTTAATATGGCCAGGCTCCAAATATTTTCGCACCGAGAGCCAGACGAGGGCTTTGCTTCAAGGACTGGGAATTTCGCAACAGGCAACGAAGAACAAAAGCGAGAGGTGCGTCTCCGAACTCGACGGGAGCGACGGTGCCCAGGCGGCCTGTATGGGTGCCGGGACCGGCGAGAAAGCGGCAACAGTGGCACTAATCTGCAAACCGTCCGCGCTGGCCAACTATCTCCTGAAACACTGCAGGACTTTTAGTAATTACTCGCCATGTGTCGGATGGACGTGGCGGGCCAGCGCCTTCTTGCAGAGCGTATATGAGACTTGCTGGCCGTATGACAGCCCGGTTCAGTTCGTGCGGGACAACCTGCAGCTGAGCGATGATGGGCTGGTAGCCTTGGACTGGGCAGTGCCATCCTACCAGAAACGACGCAGGACTTCCAGTCACTCCACCAGTCCCATTCTGCTCATCATACCAAACTCTTTTGGGAAGATCACTAGAAATGTGTTGCAG TTGTGTGAGACGGCGCTGTCCCATGGTTACCTTCCGGCAGTTTTCAACCGCCGTAGCCACAATGGCACCCCCCTCACTACCCTCAAACTGCAGCAGTTCGGTGACCCTGCAGATCTGCGCGAGGCTGTACGCTACATTCGCTACCGACAGCCTGCAGGAAGACTGTATGCAGTGAGTGAGAGCACCGGGTCAGGCCTTCTCCTGTCTTACCTGGGGGAGTGTGGATCATCCAGCTATGTGACGgcagcagtctgtctgtcccctGTGTTCCGCTGTCAGAGCTGGTTTGAGAGCGGGCTGTGTTGGCCCTTGCAGTGGGCGTTGGTGCTGTACCAGAAGATATGTCTCAGCAG GTACAAGACGGTGCTGGGTGAGACCATGCAAACAGACGCCCTGTTTTCTAGCTCCTCCTTACGTGGCCTGGAGGAGTCCTTGTTCTGTCAGACTGCGCATGCGAACTCTGCACCAACAGGGCCCGGTAGTAGCAACAATACCTCAGGTGTGTGGGATGCTTACTGGGAACGAAATGAACCCTTGAGGGATGTGGATGAAGTGGCTATTCCTGTTCTGAGCGTGTGCGCTCAGGATGACCCTGTCCGAGGTGACACACAATCCACGGTGCCCTTGGAACTCTTTGAGACAAAcccacatttttttctcctgctaACTGAACGTGGAGGCCACTGCGGTTTCTCCACCCAGTCCGAGGGGAGCACTGCTGGTGCATCTGGTGCACTCAGCCCTGCAGTTTTGCCGAACAGCGGGGCGGGGACCTGTGGGAGCAACTGGAGCCACAAAGTTGTGCTGGAATTTTTCAGGGCGACCACAGACTTCTttgctgcagaggagagagcaAAGCAGCTTGCCGCAAGAAGGAGAGGGATTGGAGGAGTAACAGGCGGGAGGGCTTTCCGCCACCGCAGCATCAGTACATGTAAACGAATGCCAGCGTGTTCCCATAATATCCATGCCATTTACAATTGGCAGAGATCCTATACACGATGA